The following proteins are encoded in a genomic region of Vigna radiata var. radiata cultivar VC1973A unplaced genomic scaffold, Vradiata_ver6 scaffold_7, whole genome shotgun sequence:
- the LOC106753908 gene encoding uncharacterized protein LOC106753908 has protein sequence MEVTLPPQVQKQNSHITGRKILCVGSQKDLWLVVREGSLNDVELALASLKKSGVNINLRNTFGLTPLHIASWRNHIPIVRRLLAAGADPDARDGESGWSSLHRALHFGHLAAASVLLQHGASITLEDSKSRIPVDLLSGSVFQALGNEHSSVATEVFSWGSGANYQLGTGNAHIQKLPCKVDSLGGSFIKLISAGKFHSVALTGRGELYTWGFGRGGRLGHPDFDIHSGQAAVITPRQVTSGLGSRRVMAIAAAKHHTVIATQGGEVFTWGSNREGQLGYPSVDTQPTPRRVSSLRSKVVAVAAANKHTAVVSDLGEVFTWGCNREGQLGYGTSNSASNYTPHVVESLKGKTLTRVSAAKYHTIVLGSDGEVFTWGHRLVTPKRVVVSRNLKKSGNTPLKFHRKERLNVVSIAAGMVHSMVLTDDGALFYWVSSDPDLRCQQLYAMCGRNMVNISAGKYWTAAVTATGDVYMWDGKKGKDKPLVATRLHGVKKATSVSVGETHLLIVASLYHPVYAPNMIQNSQKQKLNNGDDMEEFNEDILFEDIDSSEMISSVQNDTSRQRSTPSLKSLCEKVAAECLVEPRNAVQLLEIADSLGADDLKKYCEEIVMRNLDYIFTVSSHTIASASPDVLANLERLLDQRSSEPWSHRRLPTPTATLPAIINSEEDDSEIEFQRTRDKPLKMENVQRVDSFLQPQDDSDKEISKVVRAIRKKLQQIEMLEDKQSNGHLLDDQQIAKLQSKSALESSLAELGVPVEISQNKESSSTLPEGKGSKKGKLSKKQRRKSGKSNTGPTEIESVHSKSEAIPKSEDLLDIHMMGISDSKVEGDAVCEQITVDQAAKDLAFVMQKNDALELPKAKGPSPKGSKKKSKKGGLSMFLSGALDEAPKEVAPPPPPAPKNDGPAWGGAKFMKGSASLREIQDEQGKIKINESAGSKDKVEDLSDFGSGVKIKLSSFLLSSPIPVTSTRSSQVSDGEINTPPWAASGTPPHPSRPSLRDIQMQQGKKQQSLSHSPTTRTAGFSIATGQGGSPSETTGVSRWFKPEVETPSSIRSIQIEEKAMKDLKRFYSSVKIVRKQS, from the exons ATGGAAGTAACTCTCCCCCCTCAAGTACAAAAGCAGAATTCGCATATAACAGGTCGCAAAATTTTATGTGTTGGATCCCAGAAGGATTTGTGGCTTGTTGTGCGAGAAGGATCTCTAAATGATGTAGAATTGGCCTTGGCATCACTGAAGAAGAGTGGGGTAAATATCAATTTGAGGAACACATTTGGGTTGACTCCTCTTCATATTGCAAGTTGGAGAAACCATATTCCCATTGTAAGGAGGCTTCTTGCAGCTGGTGCAGATCCTGATGCCCGA GATGGAGAATCAGGATGGAGTAGCCTTCATAGGGCTCTACATTTTGGTCATCTTGCTGCGGCAAGCGTCCTTCTTCAGCATGGTGCCTCTATTACATTGGAGGACTCTAAATCTCGAATACCTGTAGATCTCTTATCTGGCTCCGTATTTCAAGCTCTTGGAAATGAACACAGTTCAG TGGCAACTGAGGTCTTTAGTTGGGGCAGTGGTGCAAATTATCAGCTTGGAACTGGAAATGCGCATATTCAGAAGTTACCATGCAAAGTTGATTCACTTGGTGGTTCATTCATTAAGCTCATTTCTGCTGGGAAGTTCCATAGTGTGGCGCTTACTGGTCGTGGAGAACTGTATACCTGGGGATTTGGACGAGGTGGTCGTCTGGGGCATCCTGATTTTGATATACACAG TGGTCAAGCTGCTGTCATCACTCCCCGCCAGGTGACTTCTGGTCTGGGTTCCCGCAGAGTGATGGCAATTGCTGCAGCTAAGCATCATACGGTCATTGCTACTCAGGGTGGGGAAGTGTTCACTTGGGGATCCAATAGAG AGGGACAGCTTGGGTACCCTTCCGTTGATACACAACCCACACCTCGTAGAGTATCTTCTTTGAGGTCAAAAGTTGTTGCTGTTGCTGCAGCAAATAAACACACGGCTGTAGTTTCCGATTTAGGTGAAGTCTTTACTTGGGGTTGTAACAGGGAGGGTCAGCTTGGTTATGGCACCTCAAATTCAGCATCTAATTACACCCCACATGTGGTTGAATCCTTGAAGGGAAAGACTTTGACCAGAGTTTCTGCTGCAAAATATCACACAATTGTATTAGGATCTGATGGAGAG GTATTTACCTGGGGTCATCGACTTGTTACACCAAAACGAGTTGTAGTAAGTAGGAACTTGAAGAAAAGTGGAAACACTCCTTTAAAATTTCACCGCAAGGAACGACTTAACGTGGTTTCTATAGCTGCTGGAATGGTACACAGCATGGTTCTTACAGATGATGGTGCATTATTTTATTGGGTCTCCTCGGATCCGGATCTTAGATGCCAACAG TTATATGCTATGTGTGGAAGAAATATGGTTAACATATCAGCTGGAAAGTACTGGACTGCAGCTGTTACAGCTACTGGTGATGTTTACATGTGGGATGGGAAGAAAGGTAAGGATAAGCCCCTTGTTGCAACTCGGTTGCATGGTGTAAAAAAGGCTACATCAGTTTCAGTTGGTGAAACGCATTTACTAATCGTGGCTTCACTCTATCATCCTGTTTATGCGCCCAACATGATTCAAAATTCTCAGAAACAAAAGTTGAATAACGGGGATGATATGGAAGAGTTCAATGAAGACATTTTATTTGAGGATATAGATTCCAGTGAGATGATATCTAGTGTGCAAAATGACACCAGCAGGCAGAGATCTACACCGAGCTTAAAAAGCCTTTGTGAAAAAGTAGCTGCAGAGTGTTTAGTGGAGCCACGGAATGCAGTACAACTGCTTGAGATTGCTGATTCTCTTGGAGCAGATGATTTGAAGAAATATTGTGAG GAGATTGTTATGCGCAACCTTGATTACATATTTACAGTTTCATCGCATACCATAGCAAGTGCATCACCTGATGTTCTTGCTAACCTTGAGAGGTTGCTAGACCAGAGGTCATCTGAGCCATGGAGTCACCGTCGGCTTCCTACGCCAACTGCTACCCTCCCTGCCATCATTAACAGCGAAGAGGATGATAGTGAGATAGAGTTTCAAAGGACTCGTGACAAACCCTTGAAAATGGAAAACGTCCAAAGAGTAGATTCCTTTCTACAGCCCCAGGACGATTCTGATAAAGAAATCTCCAAAGTAGTCCGAGCTATAAGGAAGAAGTTGCAGCAGATTGAGATGCTTGAAGATAAGCAGTCTAATGGACATCTTCTTGATGACCAGCAGATTGCAAAACTTCAATCTAAGTCAGCACTTGAAAGCTCACTTGCAGAGCTAGGTGTTCCTGTTGAGATATCACAAAATAAAGAATCATCTTCTACTTTACCAGAAGGGAAAGGCAGTAAGAAGGGTAAACTATCAAAGAAACAAAGGAGAAAAAGTGGCAAATCAAACACAGGGCCAACAGAAATTGAATCTGTTCACTCTAAAAGTGAAGCCATTCCCAAATCGGAGGACCTGTTGGACATTCACATGATGGGGATTTCTGATTCAAAG gtGGAAGGGGATGCTGTTTGTGAACAAATCACAGTAGACCAGGCTGCAAAAGATTTAGCTTTTGTAATGCAGAAGAATGATGCTTTAGAGTTGCCGAAAGCCAAGGGTCCGTCACCAAAAGGTTCAAAAAAGAAGAGCAAGAAGGGTGGGCTTTCTATGTTTCTGAGTGGGGCTCTTGACGAAGCCCCAAAAGAGGTGGCTCCTCCTCCACCACCAGCACCAAAAAATGATGGTCCTGCATGGGGTGGGGCCAAGTTCATGAAGGGTTCTGCTTCTCTTCGCGAAATCCAGGATGAACAAGGCAAAATAAAGATAAACGAGTCAGCCGGGAGCAAGGATAAGGTGGAAGATCTTTCTGATTTTGGCAGTGGAGTTAAGATAAAGTTGAGTTCATTTCTTCTTTCCAGTCCAATACCTGTTACATCAACTCGTAGTTCCCAGGTATCTGATGGAGAAATAAATACCCCTCCTTGGGCTGCTTCAGGAACCCCTCCCCATCCTTCTAGGCCATCCTTAAGGGACATCCAAATGCAACAG GGAAAGAAACAACAAAGCCTTTCACACAGTCCAACGACTAGAACAGCTGGGTTTTCCATTGCTACCGGTCAAGGTGGCTCGCCATCGGAAACAACTGGAGTGAGTCGCTGGTTCAAGCCTGAGGTGGAAACACCATCCTCAATTCGTTCTATTCAGATTGAGGAAAAGGCTATGAAAGATCTCAAGCGCTTCTATAGCAGTGTCAAGATTGTCAGGAAGCAATCTTGA